The genomic DNA CCCCCGCCGGGAGGATTCCCGGCGGGGGCGCCGTCGTGCTGCCGAGCGCGAGGCGGGGACCCTACCCGGCGCCCTCCGGGTCCAGGCACGCCAGGCAGCGGCAAAGCTCGCGGAGCAGGGTGAACGGGTAGATCCCCGTCCGGTGCCCGTCGCTCCAGTCGAAGCGCAGCGCGTAGCGGCCCACGTACTCCACGGTGCGCGGATGCACGTCCTGGGACACGTGGGCGGGGTCCAGCAGCGGCCGGCCGGACATCTCCTCCACGCAGCCGGCGCAGGGGCAGCTCAACCGCAGGAGGCGCGGCGTGTACTCGGACA from Longimicrobiaceae bacterium includes the following:
- a CDS encoding DUF971 domain-containing protein, coding for MSSSQDRITPAEVGPTEDGAQLRIRWADGHVSEYTPRLLRLSCPCAGCVEEMSGRPLLDPAHVSQDVHPRTVEYVGRYALRFDWSDGHRTGIYPFTLLRELCRCLACLDPEGAG